A single region of the Drosophila miranda strain MSH22 chromosome 2, D.miranda_PacBio2.1, whole genome shotgun sequence genome encodes:
- the LOC108154309 gene encoding prolyl 4-hydroxylase subunit alpha-1, whose product MKWRILLFTLIAHWGWVQVQCQVEGEQSHSTSVAGMVKLLKVEAQLIDALKDYAGELEKKLQAVRSGIVSMRQESKKAQDTMEEYLSNPLNSFSLIRRMHRDWTLWQMFLEDPVGPAQLDRIQELREQMPSSTDLEEAVTALDRIQSTYGLEVADISRGILDGRQYNVSLNALDTYAMGQILFDQAKYVAAAGWLYQALAWLESNRLPVPVEVSKGEVQAVYAETLLKLDRHADALKVVNIALGGDKRHDIKLLLKKSEIETLIRTGPNSIGIAPTLKSTAQPLGEYERGCRGLFPSPSKDGRLHCVYNSTNSAFLRLAPLKMELVGLDPYMVLYHDVISAPEISQLQDMATPGLKRATVYKASGRRSEVVKTRTSKVAWFPDTFNELTERLNRRIADMTNFDLLGSEMLQAMNYGLGGHYDKHYDFFNASTASNLTQMNGDRIATVLFYLTDVEQGGATVFPNIRKAVFPQRGSAIIWYNLKDDGDPNPQTLHAACPVLVGSKWVCNKWIRERAQLFKRPCLKRGSD is encoded by the exons ATGAAGTGGAGGATTCTGCTTTTCACACTGATCGCACACTGGGGATGGGTACAGGTCCAATGTCAGGTCGAAGGGGAACAGAGCCACTCCACATCGGTGGCGGGAATGGTGAAGCTCCTCAAGGTGGAGGCACAGCTCATTGATGCCCTGAAGGACTATGCGGGGGAGCTCGAGAAGAAGCTGCAGGCGGTACGCAG TGGTATAGTCAGCATGCGGCAGGAGAGCAAAAAGGCGCAGGACACTATGGAAGAGTACCTTTCGAATCCGTTGAACTCCTTCAGTCTCATCCGCCGCATGCACCGCGACTGGACGCTGTGGCAAATGTTTTTGGAGGATCCGGTGGGCCCGGCGCAGTTAGATCGCATTCAGGAGCTGCGAGAGCAGATGCCCAGCAGCACAGACCTCGAGGAGGCCGTCACCGCCTTGGACCGCATTCAGAGCACCTACGGACTCGAGGTGGCGGACATCAGCCGTGGCATCCTCGACGGCAGACAGTACAA TGTCAGCCTGAATGCCTTGGACACCTATGCCATGGGGCAGATCCTCTTTGACCAGGCCAAATACGTGGCAGCTGCTGGATGGCTCTACCAGGCCCTGGCGTGGCTGGAGAGTAACAGGCTGCCGGTTCCCGTGGAGGTTTCCAAAGGGGAGGTGCAGGCAGTGTACGCCGAGACGCTCTTGAAATTGG ACAGGCACGCGGATGCGTTGAAAGTTGTCAACATTGCACTAGGGGGCGATAAGAGGCATGATATTAAATTGTTGCTGAAGAAATCTGAAATAGAAACGCTGATAAGGACGGGCCCCAACTCCATCGGCATAGCACCTACG TTGAAAAGCACCGCACAACCCTTGGGTGAGTATGAGCGAGGATGTCGCGGCCTGTTCCCCTCCCCGTCCAAGGATGGCAGGCTCCACTGTGTCTACAACTCGACCAACTCGGCCTTTCTCCGCCTGGCACCGCTCAAGATGGAGCTCGTGGGACTGGACCCCTACATGGTGCTCTACCACGACGTGATCTCTGCCCCAGAAATCAGCCAACTCCAGGACATGGCCACGCCCGGGCTGAAGCGAGCGACGGTCTACAAGGCGAGCGGTCGCAGGAGTGAGGTGGTCAAGACGAGAACGTCCAAGGTCGCCTGGTTCCCCGATACCTTCAACGAGCTCACCGAGCGCCTGAACAGACGCATCGCGGATATGACCAACTTCGATCTGTTGGGCTCCGAGATGCTCCAGGCCATGAACTATGGCCTTGGAGGACACTACGACAAGCACTACGACTTCTTCAATGCGAGCACA GCCTCCAATTTAACTCAAATGAACGGCGATCGCATTGCCACTGTCCTCTTCTAT CTGACGGATGTGGAACAGGGCGGTGCCACAGTCTTCCCAAACATTCGGAAGGCTGTGTTTCCTCAGAGAGGATCGGCCATCATCTGGTATAACCTGAAAGACGACGGCGACCCCAATCCGCAGACACTCCACGCCGCCTGTCCCGTTCTTGTGGGCTCCAAATGGG TGTGCAACAAGTGGATTCGGGAACGTGCACAGCTCTTCAAGCGGCCCTGTCTCAAGAGGGGAAGTGATTAA
- the LOC108154064 gene encoding chromobox protein homolog 1-like — protein MAPKKQAKKRRSTVCIKEEQTGGAAEPPKEISQQVGFQRNLQPDEISWAQRSQDQVMYTMKCKGSDIVDMVPAKESRTRCPHIVIQFLEERIKWETDTKDEDTAATAGGTDEPEAEAGPRTSTNIYEDQNPEQDEELQTIEIDD, from the coding sequence ATGGCGCCCAAGAAGCAGGCAAAGAAGCGTCGCAGCACTGTATGTATCAAGGAGGAGCAGACCGGAGGAGCCGCTGAGCCCCCCAAAGAGATTTCGCAGCAGGTTGGCTTTCAGCGTAATTTACAACCTGACGAGATATCATGGGCCCAGCGCTCGCAGGACCAAGTCATGTACACGATGAAGTGTAAGGGCAGCGACATTGTCGATATGGTGCCAGCCAAGGAATCCAGAACACGCTGCCCCCACATTGTCATTCAGTTCCTTGAGGAGCGCATTAAATGGGAGACTGATACCAAAGACGAAGATaccgctgccactgctggGGGAACAGACGAGCCAGAGGCCGAAGCCGGTCCACGCACCAGCACCAATATCTATGAGGACCAAAATCCTGAGCAAGACGAAGAGTTGCAAACCATTGAAATCGATGACTAA
- the LOC108154469 gene encoding uncharacterized protein LOC108154469 has translation MPVDTAVSRVSAGALRPVLFVFYTLENVFNMFCMAYHITGFMAVDLKIFPVEKQMLQYCYMCSFYVFMVLTLFQSISVCTGHSPTVCMEIIKSSAAASAFTLISITTMWDAEHDFHLMFSGEESPEGEAEYDVDEPIHPFFHYMRSQSIASLTCGILYMLHAILMIDVKITTYYNGKSGEDEYEYLPIPLYVFGRWIHGMLEKYEWFLEFCTNTQINV, from the coding sequence ATGCCAGTGGACACTGCTGTCTCCAGAGTGTCAGCTGGCGCCCTGCGGCCCGTTCTCTTTGTGTTCTACACCCTGGAGAATGTGTTCAACATGTTCTGCATGGCCTATCACATCACTGGGTTCATGGCCGTCGATCTAAAGATATTCCCGGTGGAGAAGCAGATGTTGCAGTACTGCTACATGTGCTCCTTCTACGTCTTCATGGTTTTGACCCTCTTCCAGAGCATCAGCGTCTGCACGGGCCACTCGCCTACCGTCTGCATGGAGATCATCAAGTCCTCGGCCGCCGCCAGCGCCTTCACCCTGATCTCGATAACCACCATGTGGGATGCAGAACACGACTTCCATCTCATGTTTTCGGGCGAGGAGTCCCCCGAGGGGGAGGCAGAGTACGATGTGGACGAGCCCATCCACCCCTTCTTCCACTACATGCGCAGCCAGTCCATTGCCTCGCTCACCTGCGGCATCCTGTACATGCTGCATGCCATTTTAATGATCGACGTCAAGATCACCACGTACTACAACGGCAAGAGCGGCGAAGACGAGTACGAGTACCTGCCCATCCCACTGTATGTGTTTGGCCGCTGGATCCACGGTATGCTGGAGAAGTACGAATGGTTCTTGGAGTTCTGCACCAACACACAAATCAATGTATAG
- the LOC108157852 gene encoding prolyl 4-hydroxylase subunit alpha-2, translating into MQIQCCLLSLLLLPLVAAGSLTGAEYSLSVVSMKPLVELETKLIQNLGDYVKALEHKLQILRRHISEMRLENEKAQRNVVLYLSHPLNAFALIRRLHLDWVQWRKYMEQPVGGAQMRSFDAWRDHLPTQLDLQDACNGIARIQDIYGLQEKHIMRGQLAGIKYNISMSTGDIFAVGQHLSRTTNAKEAVPWLEEVKRRLRNQTPGPLAVDKAEVLLLLAETYIKSKHYAEALPILDRALKHNIADAVLLRRREEVQQLITKEPSTVLDNGEPKDNSKVAILKWGCRGFSREQSPKALHCCYNFTTTPFLRLAPLKMELLGEHPYVVVYHDVLSDSEIAEILEMAERRMARTSTVAQPNRTSSPTRTAMGAWLKRSSNALTRRIARRVRDMSGLQLEGSERMQVINYGIGGHYVPHKDWFTQHPKVMGNRLATVLFYLTDVEQGGATMFNKAEHKVLPRRGTALFWYNLHTDGEGDWSTTHAACPIIVGSKWVLTQWIRERNQIFIRPCLGRTSD; encoded by the exons ATGCAGATTCAGTGCTGTCTACTGTCTTTATTGCTCCTGCCCCTTGTTGCAGCAGGATCTCTTACCGGAGCGGAGTACTCCCTCTCAGTGGTGTCGATGAAGCCACTCGTGGAGCTGGAGACAAAGCTGATCCAAAACCTTGGCGACTATGTAAAGGCCCTGGAGCACAAGCTGCAGATACTCCGCAG GCACATTTCAGAGATGCGATTGGAGAACGAGAAGGCGCAACGCAATGTAGTCCTCTATCTGTCCCATCCACTCAACGCCTTCGCCCTCATCCGACGGCTGCACCTCGACTGGGTGCAGTGGCGGAAATACATGGAGCAGCCCGTGGGAGGGGCGCAGATGCGAAGCTTTGACGCCTGGCGGGACCATCTCCCCACGCAGTTGGATCTGCAGGATGCGTGCAATGGGATAGCCCGCATTCAGGACATCTACGGCCTCCAGGAGAAGCATATCATGAGGGGACAGCTGGCCGGCATTAAATACAA CATCAGCATGTCCACTGGCGATATTTTCGCTGTGGGCCAACACTTGTCGAGGACCACAAACGCCAAAGAAGCCGTTCCTTGGCTGGAGGAAGTGAAAAGGCGCCTGCGAAACCAAACGCCCGGACCCCTGGCTGTGGATAAAGCAGAGGTCCTGTTGCTGTTGGCAGAGACGTACATCAAATCGA AGCACTATGCAGAGGCTCTGCCCATCCTTGATAGGGCCCTGAAGCACAACATCGCCGACGCTGTGCTCCTGCGTcgcagggaggaggtccagcagcTGATTACGAAGGAGCCCAGCACCGTCTTGGATAAC GGCGAGCCCAAGGACAATTCCAAAGTGGCTATATTGAAGTGGGGATGCAGAGGCTTCTCCAGAGAGCAGTCCCCTAAGGCACTCCACTGCTGCTACAACTTTACGACTACGCCCTTTCTCCGCCTGGCGCCCCTCAAAATGGAGCTACTGGGGGAGCATCCCTATGTCGTGGTCTACCACGACGTCCTCTCCGACTCGGAGATAGCCGAGATCCTCGAAATGGCAGAGCGAAGGATGGCCAGGACTTCGACCGTGGCGCAACCGAATCGGACTTCGTCGCCGACCCGCACAGCCATGGGCGCATGGCTGAAGCGCTCCAGCAACGCCCTGACGCGTCGCATCGCTCGGCGAGTGAGGGACATGAGTGGCCTCCAGTTGGAGGGATCGGAGCGGATGCAGGTCATCAACTACGGTATCGGGGGGCACTACGTGCCCCACAAGGACTGGTTTACCCAACATCCGAAAGTGATGGGCAATCGCCTGGCCACAGTCCTGTTCTAT CTCACGGACGTGGAGCAGGGCGGCGCCACCATGTTCAATAAGGCCGAGCACAAGGTGCTGCCCCGTCGGGGCACCGCACTCTTCTGGTACAACCTTCACACGGACGGGGAGGGCGATTGGTCCACCACGCATGCCGCCTGCCCTATCATCGTGGGCTCCAAATGGG TGTTGACCCAATGGATACGCGAACGTAACCAGATCTTCATCAGGCCATGCCTGGGCCGCACCTCCGACTAG